In a genomic window of Flavobacterium sp. KACC 22761:
- a CDS encoding glycoside hydrolase domain-containing protein codes for MKLNLNNTTLLSRILIMCFITISIPLTAQIKYSDGNDSWNPNQLGNHRAVVAFSGSGNVAKTTIEWRRRDTNPELKKIIVQDASGKDIQNIKTENINRENGTIYFEPISGKGTYYVYYMPYVDEGTANYPKGIYQKPEDKADAKWLSNVKANLKDNAAVTEIQSVNAFNSFYPMEIIATAAETSALLAKNSRNSFLVFPEDREHSIKLKSDLPQRWIQKGVQNSFSDTAMKGEYLAFQLGVYALEDLKNVKVSFTNLVSTTGATIEAKDISCINTDGTKYDGNPFTNTVSVSKGKIQAMWCGVDVPQTAAAGTYNGKATVTADGKSKEINLQITVSNQVTKNGGIDSPEKMTRLKWLNSTLAQENTVIAPYTPLVVNNSEIALLGRKLVLAPNGFPAQIQTFFTPEMTSVTAKANDVLSAPIDFHFVDASGKEVQWKNGGLKFTKKEAGTVSWESTSTSKSVQMDVNASVEFDGFVHYIVKVTALEDVSFNDINFQMPMQPTSAKYMMGLGQKGGDRPATFDWKWDVAHKNQDGAWIGAVNSGLQFSLRDEKYSRPLNTNFYLQKPLLLPTSWGNENKGGITITPNQKSIVVNAYSGARTMKKGDVLYYNFNLLITPFHTINTDFQWDTKFYHRYSPIDSIAKTGATVINIHHANAINPYINYPFIEFKKMKTYIDEAHEKGLKVKIYNTVREVSNKAYETFALRSLGHEIYSPGKGGGFSWLQEHVGDDYIAAWFVPEIKDAAIVNSGMNRWHNYYVEGMNWLTQNVGIDGIYLDDVAFDRITMKRIKRVLTKDGHPGIIDLHSANQYNKSDGFNNSANLYMEHFPYINKLWFGEYFDYQKNQPDFFLTEVSGIPFGLMGEMLQDGGNPWRGMVYGMTNRLPWSDGADPRNIWKLWDSFGIKGSEMIGYWSENCPVKTNNDKVLATVYKKNGTALISIASWADADVNVKLNIDWKKLGINPAKATITAPEVTNFQSAKTFTAKDEIPVSKGKGWLLIVK; via the coding sequence ATGAAACTAAACCTAAACAACACAACGCTTTTAAGCAGAATACTGATAATGTGTTTTATTACGATCAGCATTCCTCTAACTGCACAAATTAAATATTCAGACGGAAATGACAGCTGGAATCCGAATCAATTAGGGAATCACCGCGCTGTAGTTGCTTTTTCTGGTTCAGGAAATGTTGCTAAAACAACGATCGAATGGCGAAGAAGAGACACAAATCCAGAACTTAAAAAAATTATCGTTCAGGATGCATCTGGAAAAGATATTCAGAATATAAAAACCGAAAACATCAATAGAGAAAACGGTACTATTTACTTCGAACCAATTTCTGGAAAAGGAACATACTACGTGTATTACATGCCTTATGTTGATGAAGGAACTGCAAATTATCCAAAAGGAATTTATCAGAAACCTGAAGACAAAGCCGATGCAAAATGGCTTTCTAATGTAAAAGCAAACTTAAAAGACAATGCGGCTGTAACAGAAATTCAGAGCGTAAATGCTTTCAATAGTTTTTACCCGATGGAAATAATTGCGACAGCTGCTGAAACTTCGGCTCTTCTTGCAAAAAATAGCAGAAATTCTTTCTTAGTTTTCCCAGAAGACAGAGAACATTCTATCAAATTAAAATCAGATCTGCCACAAAGATGGATTCAGAAAGGCGTTCAAAACAGCTTTTCTGACACGGCAATGAAAGGTGAATATTTAGCTTTTCAATTAGGCGTTTACGCTCTTGAAGATTTAAAAAATGTAAAAGTATCTTTTACCAACTTAGTAAGCACAACTGGCGCAACAATAGAAGCGAAAGACATCAGCTGTATCAACACTGACGGAACTAAATATGACGGAAATCCTTTTACGAATACTGTTTCAGTTTCAAAAGGAAAAATTCAGGCTATGTGGTGCGGTGTTGATGTTCCGCAAACGGCAGCGGCTGGAACTTACAACGGAAAAGCAACTGTAACTGCTGACGGAAAATCAAAAGAAATCAATCTACAAATTACGGTTTCTAACCAAGTAACAAAAAATGGAGGCATCGACAGTCCAGAAAAAATGACTCGTCTAAAATGGTTAAACTCAACATTAGCTCAGGAAAATACCGTTATTGCTCCTTATACTCCATTAGTCGTAAACAATTCTGAAATTGCTTTATTAGGAAGAAAACTGGTTTTAGCTCCAAACGGATTCCCAGCGCAAATTCAGACTTTCTTTACTCCAGAAATGACTTCTGTAACAGCAAAAGCAAATGATGTTTTAAGCGCTCCAATCGATTTTCATTTTGTTGACGCTTCTGGAAAAGAAGTACAATGGAAAAATGGCGGTTTAAAATTCACTAAAAAAGAAGCTGGAACGGTTTCTTGGGAAAGCACTTCGACTTCAAAATCAGTTCAAATGGACGTAAACGCTTCGGTTGAATTTGATGGTTTTGTACATTATATCGTTAAAGTTACAGCTCTTGAAGATGTATCTTTTAATGATATTAATTTTCAAATGCCAATGCAGCCAACTTCTGCAAAATACATGATGGGATTGGGTCAAAAAGGAGGCGATCGCCCTGCTACTTTCGACTGGAAATGGGATGTTGCGCATAAAAATCAAGACGGAGCTTGGATTGGTGCTGTAAATTCTGGATTACAATTTTCTTTAAGAGACGAAAAATACAGCCGTCCGTTAAACACGAATTTCTATTTGCAAAAACCTTTATTATTGCCAACTTCTTGGGGTAACGAAAACAAAGGTGGAATTACCATTACACCAAATCAAAAATCGATTGTAGTAAATGCGTACAGCGGTGCTAGAACAATGAAAAAAGGTGATGTTTTATACTATAATTTCAACTTATTGATTACACCATTCCATACGATCAACACCGATTTTCAATGGGATACAAAGTTTTACCACAGATATAGCCCAATCGATTCTATTGCTAAAACTGGCGCTACGGTAATCAACATTCACCACGCAAATGCTATCAATCCGTATATCAATTATCCTTTTATCGAATTTAAAAAGATGAAAACGTATATCGATGAAGCACACGAAAAAGGATTAAAAGTAAAAATCTACAATACAGTTAGAGAGGTTTCTAACAAAGCTTATGAGACTTTCGCTTTAAGAAGTTTAGGGCACGAAATCTATTCTCCGGGAAAAGGTGGCGGATTCTCTTGGCTTCAAGAACACGTTGGGGATGATTATATCGCGGCTTGGTTTGTTCCTGAAATTAAAGATGCTGCGATCGTAAACAGCGGTATGAACCGTTGGCACAATTATTATGTAGAAGGAATGAATTGGCTGACTCAAAACGTTGGCATCGACGGAATTTATTTAGATGATGTTGCTTTCGACAGAATCACAATGAAACGTATCAAAAGAGTTTTGACTAAAGACGGACATCCAGGAATTATCGATTTGCATAGTGCGAATCAATACAATAAAAGCGACGGATTTAATAATAGTGCCAACTTATACATGGAGCACTTCCCGTACATCAACAAATTATGGTTTGGAGAATACTTTGATTACCAAAAAAATCAGCCTGACTTTTTCTTGACAGAAGTAAGTGGAATTCCGTTTGGATTAATGGGAGAAATGCTTCAAGATGGCGGAAATCCTTGGAGAGGAATGGTTTACGGAATGACAAACAGATTGCCTTGGAGCGATGGTGCTGACCCAAGAAACATTTGGAAACTTTGGGATTCTTTCGGAATTAAAGGTTCTGAAATGATTGGATATTGGAGTGAAAACTGTCCAGTAAAAACAAACAACGACAAAGTTCTAGCAACAGTTTACAAAAAAAATGGAACAGCTTTAATTTCAATCGCAAGCTGGGCAGATGCTGATGTAAATGTGAAACTAAATATCGATTGGAAAAAACTAGGAATCAATCCTGCAAAAGCAACGATTACTGCTCCAGAAGTTACCAATTTCCAATCTGCAAAAACGTTCACAGCAAAAGACGAAATACCAGTTTCTAAAGGAAAAGGCTGGTTGTTGATTGTGAAGTAA
- a CDS encoding c-type cytochrome, translating to MKKTILIGLFSALSIAVFNSCTKSNSQTLASNTIEEGEEDEGYITIDTSQIPDDQFGESVRYGRELMMKTAYYIGPNGKNGQYLGNKMNCTNCHQDAGTKPHAFNLMSSHDNYPQYRGRENKVLTLAERVNNCIMRPHSGKPLPLDSKEMVAFLSYFKWISKFVPKDGNFKGAKNLEIEFPDVAASPERGKVLFAENCARCHGNNGEGVYNADKSGYTYPPLWGQYGYQPGSSMHRVIKQAQWLKSNMPYDKVQLGKPYLTDKQALDIAAYVNDDSQHSRPNPKTLDYPNKMGKPIDYAHSPFNDNFSEEQHKYGPYKPIIAYWKKQGWKAVY from the coding sequence ATGAAAAAAACAATTCTTATCGGACTTTTTTCAGCATTATCAATCGCTGTTTTCAATTCCTGTACCAAAAGCAATTCTCAGACTTTAGCTTCAAATACAATCGAAGAAGGAGAAGAAGATGAAGGTTACATCACAATTGATACTTCTCAAATTCCTGATGATCAATTTGGAGAATCGGTTCGTTACGGAAGAGAATTAATGATGAAAACCGCTTATTACATTGGCCCAAACGGAAAAAACGGACAATATTTAGGCAATAAAATGAACTGCACCAATTGTCATCAAGATGCGGGAACAAAACCTCATGCATTCAATTTAATGTCTTCACATGACAATTATCCACAATATCGCGGGCGCGAAAATAAGGTGCTTACACTAGCAGAAAGAGTTAATAACTGCATTATGCGCCCGCATTCTGGAAAACCGCTTCCGCTAGATAGCAAAGAAATGGTAGCCTTTTTATCTTATTTTAAATGGATTAGCAAATTTGTACCAAAAGATGGTAATTTTAAAGGAGCTAAAAATTTAGAAATCGAATTCCCGGATGTTGCCGCAAGTCCAGAAAGAGGAAAAGTTTTATTTGCCGAAAACTGCGCAAGATGTCACGGAAATAATGGTGAAGGAGTTTATAATGCTGATAAATCTGGCTACACTTATCCTCCTCTTTGGGGACAATATGGTTATCAGCCTGGCTCGAGCATGCACCGCGTAATCAAACAGGCGCAATGGTTAAAAAGCAACATGCCTTATGATAAAGTACAGCTTGGAAAACCGTACCTTACAGACAAACAAGCGCTTGATATTGCTGCTTATGTAAATGACGATTCCCAACATTCAAGACCAAACCCAAAAACATTGGATTATCCAAATAAAATGGGCAAGCCTATTGATTATGCACATAGCCCTTTCAATGATAATTTCTCTGAAGAACAGCATAAATACGGTCCTTATAAACCTATTATCGCTTACTGGAAAAAACAAGGATGGAAAGCCGTTTACTAA
- a CDS encoding aryl-sulfate sulfotransferase, which produces MVKKIVLKWNFVLVLLVLASCSKNSGTGITNINIGTHSNNELKIQIDVTTKDDVQVYAAYWSDKKGNKDKITSPISKTGFKHSLVLCNISPETNYSYQLITIQNGEKKPSKVYTFKSRKLPEWLQKQFKANCPKPELLPENFKKGFMLLAKRETPGTAYIVDYKGNLRWYHTVEGTGFKVAHFTKDQTILSILGTNDEPTSYGSEILEINLQGDTLTHIKKGQGDLKQTIHHEILKKSANELVTITVDQKIIDLTSIGGKKQDTINGDGIIILNKKGKQLWKWSVFDDLDPFKDKDLLKTKKDWTHANSLSYDTDGNFLISFYNNGQIWKINSKTGKVIWKLGKGGTMKMAPDTNFSQAHAAHIDQEGSLLFFDNGVDIKQSSVFALKVDEKTNSVNLDFHIKLPKDIYNDRMGSAYMINKDLFLVCCSKRHITVLTNKKGVLLWALESEIPPYRTIFIPEEKLKPFLLN; this is translated from the coding sequence ATGGTCAAAAAAATAGTATTAAAATGGAATTTTGTTTTGGTTTTGCTTGTTTTGGCAAGCTGTTCCAAAAATAGCGGCACTGGTATCACAAATATCAACATTGGGACTCATAGCAACAACGAATTGAAAATTCAGATCGATGTTACTACGAAGGACGATGTTCAGGTATATGCAGCATATTGGTCTGATAAAAAAGGAAATAAGGACAAAATAACTTCTCCCATTTCAAAAACTGGTTTTAAGCATTCTTTGGTTCTTTGCAATATCAGTCCAGAAACGAATTACAGTTATCAATTGATTACGATTCAGAATGGTGAAAAAAAACCGAGCAAAGTCTATACTTTCAAATCAAGAAAACTTCCAGAATGGTTGCAAAAGCAATTCAAAGCCAATTGCCCAAAGCCAGAATTACTGCCTGAAAATTTCAAAAAAGGCTTTATGCTGTTAGCAAAAAGAGAAACTCCCGGAACAGCTTACATTGTTGATTATAAAGGAAATTTAAGATGGTATCATACCGTTGAAGGAACTGGATTTAAAGTAGCACATTTTACAAAAGATCAAACCATACTTTCTATTTTAGGAACAAATGACGAACCAACAAGCTACGGAAGCGAAATTCTTGAAATCAATTTGCAAGGCGATACTTTAACGCATATCAAAAAAGGACAAGGCGATTTAAAACAAACCATTCATCACGAAATTTTAAAAAAATCGGCTAATGAACTTGTGACTATTACGGTCGATCAAAAAATAATCGATCTAACTTCTATCGGAGGAAAAAAACAAGATACCATCAATGGAGATGGAATTATAATTTTAAATAAAAAAGGAAAACAGCTTTGGAAATGGAGTGTTTTTGATGACTTAGATCCGTTTAAAGATAAAGATTTACTAAAAACCAAAAAGGATTGGACGCATGCTAATAGTTTGAGCTACGATACAGATGGAAACTTTTTAATTTCTTTCTATAACAACGGTCAGATTTGGAAAATCAATTCTAAAACTGGAAAAGTAATCTGGAAATTAGGAAAAGGAGGAACAATGAAAATGGCTCCAGACACCAATTTCTCTCAGGCGCATGCCGCACATATCGACCAAGAAGGCAGTTTATTGTTTTTTGACAATGGAGTCGACATCAAACAATCTTCTGTTTTTGCCTTAAAAGTGGATGAAAAAACTAATTCAGTAAATCTGGATTTTCATATAAAATTACCAAAAGATATATACAACGACCGAATGGGAAGTGCTTATATGATCAATAAAGACCTCTTTTTGGTATGTTGCTCTAAAAGACATATTACCGTTTTAACCAATAAAAAAGGTGTTTTGTTATGGGCTTTAGAATCTGAAATTCCGCCTTATAGAACCATCTTTATTCCAGAAGAAAAACTGAAACCTTTTCTTTTGAATTAA
- a CDS encoding RagB/SusD family nutrient uptake outer membrane protein: MKKYTILLLLLAAGLQYSCNEDLDPTVYSSLTNTNGYQTKSDAIAAVNSIYGRLKGPSVGDNFSYWATRHFALTDIATDLGHCQYGGDPGQLSLGTWSSTNGLLLEDWNAMYKLVSNANNAIFYINKMTSITDAEKAQFIAEAKFLRASAYMDLTDSWGPVILITDENLANPNYLEQTPPTSVEEIDAFLVKQLTDAAAVLPVNYKQNTIYGTNDVARATKGAALTLLAKLYLRSHDWQKVATLTKQVMDLNEYRLFPSYLGLFKESNKWCSENIFSSLSDANTNGTELLNHFGPIDHPVVQNRWQYYTVNWDFYNTFGDEDERKQCFFPEFMGTDDLLHKQAPSLGAQPPAGEFYMPDVSTRKYADDETTTYYDGHSVNILRYADVLLSRAEALNEISGPTQEAIDLINQVKGRSHAKLLVLAGLTKETLRDAILQERGWELFYEGKRRADLIRMNKYDVLVNAYHLRVGEAALVKMPQNKYYTYPQSQVDLNPKLSNADRQ; encoded by the coding sequence ATGAAAAAATATACAATATTATTGCTTTTACTTGCTGCAGGTTTGCAATATTCCTGTAATGAGGATCTGGATCCTACGGTTTACAGCAGTTTAACAAATACCAATGGATACCAAACCAAATCTGACGCGATTGCTGCTGTTAATTCCATTTACGGCCGATTAAAAGGCCCCTCTGTAGGAGATAACTTTTCGTACTGGGCAACCCGACATTTTGCACTAACTGATATTGCTACCGATTTAGGTCACTGTCAATATGGAGGTGATCCAGGACAATTGTCTTTAGGTACTTGGAGTTCTACAAATGGTTTGCTTTTAGAAGACTGGAATGCAATGTATAAATTAGTTTCAAATGCAAACAATGCCATTTTTTACATCAACAAAATGACTTCAATTACTGATGCCGAAAAAGCGCAATTTATTGCTGAGGCTAAGTTTTTGAGAGCTTCTGCTTATATGGATTTGACAGATTCTTGGGGTCCAGTTATTTTAATTACCGACGAAAATCTTGCTAATCCAAACTATTTAGAGCAGACTCCGCCAACATCTGTTGAAGAAATTGATGCTTTTTTAGTTAAGCAATTAACTGATGCTGCAGCTGTATTGCCTGTTAATTACAAACAAAATACAATTTACGGTACTAATGATGTAGCACGTGCAACAAAAGGAGCCGCACTGACTTTATTAGCAAAACTTTATCTGCGTAGTCATGACTGGCAAAAAGTAGCAACCCTTACAAAGCAAGTAATGGATTTAAACGAATACCGTCTTTTTCCATCTTATTTAGGTTTATTTAAAGAGAGCAACAAATGGTGCAGTGAGAATATTTTCTCTTCTTTAAGTGATGCCAATACAAATGGTACTGAGTTGCTAAATCATTTTGGCCCAATTGATCACCCTGTAGTTCAAAACAGATGGCAATATTATACTGTAAACTGGGATTTCTACAACACTTTTGGCGACGAAGATGAGAGAAAACAATGTTTCTTCCCAGAATTTATGGGAACTGACGATCTTCTTCATAAACAAGCGCCATCATTGGGAGCGCAACCGCCAGCTGGTGAATTTTACATGCCTGACGTTTCAACAAGAAAATATGCTGACGATGAAACCACTACTTATTATGATGGGCACAGTGTAAACATTTTACGTTATGCTGATGTTTTATTAAGCAGAGCTGAAGCATTAAATGAAATCAGTGGTCCAACTCAGGAAGCTATTGATTTAATTAATCAAGTAAAAGGAAGATCTCATGCAAAACTATTAGTTCTAGCAGGTCTGACAAAAGAAACTTTGAGAGATGCCATACTGCAAGAAAGAGGCTGGGAACTTTTCTATGAAGGAAAACGCCGTGCCGATTTGATCAGAATGAACAAATATGATGTTCTTGTAAATGCATACCATCTTAGAGTTGGAGAAGCGGCTTTAGTTAAAATGCCACAAAACAAGTATTATACATATCCGCAAAGTCAGGTTGATCTTAACCCTAAATTAAGTAATGCCGATAGACAATAA
- a CDS encoding TonB-dependent receptor, with protein sequence MKLLTQKKPRDFRINNLSGKEIKLTLLSLLAFTFQASAVSSINISEKNYSSIFFEKTIKGTVTDQDGLPLPGANVVVKGTTKGVQTDVDGSFSITVADNVTKLIVTYIGMEDQEVSVGSSPLKIVMKEAGQKLDEVVIGYGKAKKKDLTGAVASVGKDNLNLGGTVANVGQALQGRASGVQVQQNSYAPGTNPSVVIRGGNSITTSNAPLYVVDGFITSTGASISPNDIESIQILKDAASTAIYGSRGGNGVIMITTKKGKSGKMQIEGEISDGFQNIIQEPSLLNGQQYASIQNAIAAENGRPAVFPPSFPIANTNWFEAATRPGEVLNRTLTFSGSDKTSKFFLSGNYLKQTGAIENTDFTRYSVRIGTEKKFTEKVTVGANVYGAASEGHNSDFGDNILSPMFSIQTAPPSIPIYNADGSYYKYQGKDNALALLLEPTDHTINRLVNGNMFMDYEIIKGLTYHFGAGAEWQENIQGKYTPRTLVAGAALNGTGSEENKTYFRWSTEQYLTYKFNIKEQHSFTAMIGTSNQKDTYERMKASGSGFANDILTYYNLESASVYLKPETQKQETKLTSYFGRLGYTFDDKYLASFTIRRDGSSRFGPNNKYGTFPSGAVAWRISKESFMQNFEKLSDLKLRVSYGITGNDGIADYAYMSTLQPWNVTISDGSFVGGNEPKNLANPDLKWEQQAQANIGLDMGFFNDRITATIDVYKKKTTDALLNVPVGGWWGFSTQVLNSGTIENKGIELGISSENFRNDKFYWRTSLNLAYNKQEVISLADNVKIISYNTSNPSGTVSGREFTRLEPGKEMGLLYGFVYAGVVKTGEVYAPQPLSKPGDPKYADLDGDGKITAGDRTYLGNSTPHYIIGFNNDFRFGNFDVNVFFQGALDYSVYNMTKMVGESSTSTDALNRWVAGTNENTDIPRDGYYKSSYGSYVNSKFVEDASYLRLKNLSIGYSIPESILKPTKFIDTIRLYATGQNLLTITKYSGNDPEINGHTGTATAQNLGGGIDFNSFPASRTFILGIKIAIH encoded by the coding sequence ATGAAATTATTAACCCAAAAAAAGCCAAGAGATTTTCGGATTAACAATTTATCCGGTAAAGAAATTAAACTGACATTGCTTTCATTGTTGGCATTTACATTTCAAGCTTCGGCAGTTTCATCAATAAATATCTCTGAGAAAAATTATTCTTCAATATTTTTTGAGAAAACCATAAAAGGTACAGTAACCGATCAGGATGGATTGCCTCTTCCGGGCGCAAATGTTGTGGTAAAAGGCACAACAAAAGGAGTTCAGACAGATGTTGACGGAAGTTTCTCGATTACTGTAGCAGATAATGTTACAAAACTTATTGTTACTTACATTGGTATGGAAGATCAGGAAGTATCAGTAGGAAGCTCTCCTCTAAAAATTGTCATGAAAGAAGCAGGACAAAAACTAGACGAGGTTGTTATTGGATATGGAAAAGCAAAGAAAAAAGATCTTACAGGTGCTGTAGCTTCGGTTGGCAAAGACAATTTAAACTTAGGCGGTACAGTTGCCAATGTTGGTCAAGCTTTGCAAGGACGCGCTTCGGGGGTTCAAGTACAACAAAATAGTTATGCTCCTGGAACCAATCCTTCTGTGGTTATTAGAGGTGGAAACTCTATCACAACTTCGAATGCGCCTTTGTATGTAGTGGACGGATTTATCACTAGTACGGGTGCATCGATCAGTCCGAATGATATCGAAAGTATCCAAATCCTTAAAGATGCTGCTTCTACTGCTATTTACGGTTCTCGAGGAGGAAACGGAGTTATCATGATTACTACTAAAAAGGGAAAATCGGGTAAAATGCAAATTGAAGGCGAAATTTCTGATGGTTTTCAAAATATCATTCAAGAACCATCTTTATTGAATGGCCAACAATATGCTTCGATTCAAAATGCCATTGCGGCTGAAAACGGAAGACCAGCGGTTTTCCCTCCAAGTTTTCCAATCGCCAACACAAATTGGTTCGAAGCTGCAACCCGTCCAGGTGAAGTTTTGAACAGAACCTTAACTTTTAGCGGAAGCGATAAAACATCAAAATTCTTTTTATCTGGAAATTATTTAAAACAAACCGGAGCAATTGAAAATACTGATTTCACTAGATATAGTGTTCGTATTGGAACGGAGAAAAAATTCACTGAAAAAGTAACTGTAGGCGCAAATGTTTATGGCGCTGCAAGTGAAGGCCATAATAGTGATTTTGGAGACAACATCTTATCTCCTATGTTCTCAATCCAGACTGCGCCTCCTTCAATTCCAATCTACAATGCCGATGGTTCTTATTACAAATATCAAGGAAAAGATAATGCTTTGGCACTTTTGCTAGAACCAACTGACCACACGATCAATCGTCTTGTAAACGGAAATATGTTTATGGATTATGAAATCATCAAAGGTTTAACATACCACTTTGGTGCAGGTGCTGAATGGCAAGAAAACATTCAAGGAAAATATACTCCAAGAACCCTTGTAGCAGGTGCCGCACTGAACGGAACAGGTTCTGAAGAAAACAAAACCTATTTTAGATGGAGTACAGAACAATATCTAACTTATAAATTCAATATAAAAGAACAGCATTCTTTTACGGCAATGATTGGAACATCTAACCAAAAAGATACTTACGAAAGAATGAAAGCTTCTGGTTCTGGTTTTGCAAATGATATCTTGACATACTATAATCTTGAAAGTGCTTCGGTTTATTTGAAACCAGAAACACAAAAACAAGAAACAAAACTTACTTCTTATTTTGGAAGGTTGGGTTATACGTTTGATGACAAATATTTGGCTTCATTCACTATTAGACGTGATGGTTCTTCTCGTTTTGGTCCAAATAATAAATACGGTACTTTCCCTTCTGGAGCTGTTGCATGGAGAATCTCGAAAGAATCATTTATGCAAAATTTTGAAAAGCTATCAGATTTAAAATTAAGAGTTAGTTACGGTATTACAGGAAATGACGGAATTGCTGATTATGCGTATATGTCAACTTTACAGCCTTGGAATGTTACCATTTCTGATGGTTCTTTTGTAGGCGGTAACGAACCTAAAAACTTAGCAAACCCTGATTTGAAATGGGAACAGCAAGCACAAGCCAATATTGGTTTGGATATGGGATTCTTTAACGACAGAATTACTGCTACAATTGATGTTTACAAAAAGAAAACAACAGATGCCCTTTTAAATGTTCCTGTTGGAGGATGGTGGGGATTTTCTACACAAGTACTTAACTCAGGAACAATTGAAAATAAAGGAATTGAGCTAGGAATAAGCAGTGAAAATTTCAGAAATGACAAATTCTACTGGAGAACTTCTTTAAATCTTGCTTACAATAAACAAGAGGTTATTTCATTGGCAGATAATGTTAAAATCATCAGTTATAATACTTCTAATCCTAGTGGAACTGTTTCTGGCCGTGAATTCACCAGACTTGAACCAGGAAAAGAAATGGGTCTGTTGTACGGATTTGTTTATGCAGGGGTTGTTAAAACGGGAGAAGTTTATGCTCCACAGCCATTATCTAAACCTGGAGATCCAAAATATGCTGATTTAGACGGTGATGGCAAAATTACAGCCGGAGATAGAACGTATTTAGGAAATTCTACTCCACATTACATCATTGGTTTCAACAATGATTTCAGATTTGGAAACTTTGATGTGAATGTCTTTTTCCAAGGTGCTCTTGATTACTCTGTTTACAACATGACAAAAATGGTTGGAGAATCAAGCACAAGTACTGATGCCTTGAATCGTTGGGTTGCTGGAACAAATGAAAATACTGACATTCCAAGAGATGGTTACTACAAAAGCTCGTACGGAAGTTATGTAAACTCAAAATTTGTTGAAGATGCGTCATACTTACGTCTTAAAAATTTATCGATTGGGTATTCTATTCCGGAAAGCATCTTAAAACCAACAAAATTTATTGATACTATTAGATTGTATGCAACAGGTCAAAATTTATTGACTATTACAAAATATTCTGGAAATGATCCTGAAATTAATGGACATACTGGTACAGCCACGGCACAAAACCTTGGTGGAGGAATTGATTTCAACTCTTTCCCGGCTTCAAGAACGTTCATATTAGGAATCAAAATAGCAATTCATTAA
- a CDS encoding sugar-binding protein, whose amino-acid sequence MKEYQVVLIDKNFTKGDEVSDSFFWENAICLTDFSSPWNSDPISKIEFRALWDFENLYFNFRVFDTDIYIDQKDDSFDSIGNSDRVELFFRANDSLDPYYCLEMDASARLMDFEARPDKVFDFDWKWPKENLSVNASKDEISFVVQGKISIKSLNQLNLIQNNTIETGVFRAKFSKDDNQNYKPTWISWVNPDTAEPNFHIASSFGRLILLR is encoded by the coding sequence ATGAAAGAGTATCAGGTAGTTTTAATCGATAAAAATTTTACAAAAGGAGATGAAGTTTCTGATTCTTTTTTTTGGGAAAATGCAATTTGTCTTACCGATTTTTCATCGCCTTGGAACAGCGATCCAATTTCAAAAATTGAATTTCGCGCACTTTGGGATTTTGAGAATTTGTATTTTAACTTCAGAGTTTTTGATACTGATATTTATATTGACCAAAAAGACGATAGTTTTGACAGTATTGGGAATTCTGATCGCGTAGAATTGTTTTTTCGTGCAAATGATTCCTTGGATCCCTACTACTGCCTCGAAATGGATGCTTCGGCACGATTAATGGATTTTGAAGCGCGACCTGACAAAGTTTTCGATTTTGATTGGAAATGGCCAAAAGAAAATTTAAGTGTAAATGCGTCAAAAGATGAAATCTCTTTCGTTGTACAAGGAAAAATCAGTATTAAATCGTTGAATCAATTGAATTTGATTCAGAATAATACAATTGAAACAGGCGTTTTTAGAGCGAAATTTTCTAAAGATGACAACCAAAACTATAAACCAACCTGGATTTCGTGGGTAAATCCAGATACTGCTGAACCCAATTTTCATATTGCTTCTTCGTTTGGGAGATTGATTTTACTGCGATGA